A region from the Engraulis encrasicolus isolate BLACKSEA-1 chromosome 18, IST_EnEncr_1.0, whole genome shotgun sequence genome encodes:
- the LOC134468471 gene encoding hepatocyte nuclear factor 3-beta-like, translating into MLGAVKMEGHEHTDWNTYYAEPECYTSVGNMNGGYGMNSMSGYMGMSGMSSTANMTAGSMNMSYVNTAMNHGVAAMSPGAGGMNAMGTGLAGMGATLNPSMSPMGGPPPSMTALTSYPNMNVMSPVYGQSTVRARDPKTYRRSYTHAKPPYSYISLITMAIQQSTTKMLTLAEIYQWIMDLFPFYRQNQQRWQNSIRHSLSFNDCFIKVPRSPDKPGKGSFWTLHPDSGNMFENGCYLRRQKRFKCETGGSGKDSSRKSQDGSTSSSESCNGNESPSPSRKDVKSPTSKLKSREPVSPELAAAASPLPTQAHHHLLSQHHSVLVDDAHLKPEHHYAFNHPFSITNLMSSEQQHHHKMDLKTYEQMMHYSGYGSPMTGALSVGSMSTKACLESTIPTDTAYYQGVYSRPIMNSS; encoded by the exons ATGCTCGGTGCTGTGAAAATGGAAGGACACGAGCATACAGACTGGAATACGTACTACGCCGAACCCGAG TGTTACACCTCAGTGGGAAACATGAATGGTGGATACGGAATGAACTCCATGAGCGGCTACATGGGGATGTCCGGGATGAGCTCCACTGCCAACATGACAGCCGGCTCCATGAATATGTCGTACGTGAACACAGCCATGAACCATGGAGTAGCGGCGATGTCACCGGGCGCAGGGGGCATGAACGCCATGGGCACGGGTTTAGCCGGCATGGGGGCAACACTTAACCCGAGCATGAGCCCCATGGGTGGGCCTCCTCCATCCATGACCGCCCTCACCTCCTACCCAAACATGAACGTGATGAGTCCCGTGTATGGACAGTCAACCGTCAGGGCCAGAGATCCAAAAACATACCGGCGCAGTTACACACATGCCAAACCTCCTTACTCATACATCTCACTGATTACAATGGCCATACAACAGTCAACCACTAAAATGCTAACTCTGGCTGAGATTTACCAGTGGATCATGGATCTATTTCCGTTTTATAGGCAAAATCAGCAAAGGTGGCAAAACTCCATTCGCCACTCACTGTCCTTCAACGACTGTTTCATCAAAGTGCCAAGGTCTCCAGATAAGCCAGGGAAAGGTTCCTTTTGGACCCTTCACCCAGACTCGGGAAATATGTTTGAAAACGGCTGCTATTTGAGGAGGCAGAAGCGATTCAAGTGCGAGACAGGGGGCAGTGGTAAGGACTCATCGCGAAAAAGCCAGGATGGTTCGACCAGCAGTTCAGAAAGTTGCAACGGTAACGAGTCTCCCAGCCCCTCGAGAAAAGACGTGAAAAGCCCAACGTCCAAGTTGAAATCCAGAGAGCCGGTGAGTCCGGAGCTGGCCGCCGCCGCTTCGCCATTGCCCACCCAGGCACACCATCACCTCCTGTCTCAACATCACTCCGTGCTGGTTGACGACGCACACCTGAAGCCAGAACACCATTACGCATTCAACCACCCCTTCTCCATCACCAACCTCATGTCCTcggagcagcagcaccaccacaaaATGGACCTGAAGACCTACGAGCAGATGATGCACTACTCCGGCTACGGTTCGCCCATGACAGGCGCACTATCAGTCGGGTCAATGTCAACCAAAGCCTGCCTAGAGTCCACAATACCCACGGACACTGCCTACTACCAAGGTGTGTATTCGAGGCCCATCATGAATTCATCTTGA